The following are from one region of the Candidatus Dadabacteria bacterium genome:
- the queF gene encoding NADPH-dependent 7-cyano-7-deazaguanine reductase QueF — protein MDEPNPEILETFENKNPERDYEIEISCPEFTCVCPKTGQPDFATITIKYVPDRLCVELKSLKLYMFSYRNTGEFHEHVTNRILNDFVSVCDPRSVEVTGDFNVRGGIKTVVRATHRKDT, from the coding sequence ATGGACGAACCGAACCCGGAAATCCTCGAGACTTTCGAGAACAAAAACCCGGAGAGGGATTACGAAATCGAGATATCCTGTCCCGAGTTCACCTGCGTTTGCCCGAAAACGGGGCAGCCGGACTTTGCGACCATCACCATAAAATACGTCCCCGACCGTCTCTGCGTGGAGCTGAAGTCCCTTAAGCTTTACATGTTCTCCTACAGAAACACGGGCGAGTTCCACGAGCACGTGACAAACAGGATTCTAAATGACTTTGTTTCCGTGTGCGATCCCAGGTCGGTCGAGGTCACGGGCGACTTCAATGTCCGCGGCGGAATAAAGACGGTCGTCCGGGCCACACACAGAAAGGACACCTGA
- a CDS encoding mobile mystery protein A, with product MISPYQALLTAFVLLLFSCLQNIGCDMTDKFKYIQLRTLDDHLSRVNVCDRPSSGWIRAVRTSLGMSVRQMAERMGIAQQSAARLEKNEADDAIKLKSLRRAAEALGCRLVYALVPNEGSLGGIVHKQALKKARDIVAPVDHSMMLEGQNVGDRQEKILQIADELARNPGPRLWD from the coding sequence ATGATTTCCCCCTATCAAGCTTTACTTACAGCTTTTGTTCTGTTATTATTTTCTTGTTTACAGAATATAGGCTGTGATATGACCGATAAATTCAAGTATATCCAATTACGGACACTGGATGATCACCTCTCCAGAGTAAATGTTTGCGACCGTCCCTCTAGCGGTTGGATTCGTGCTGTCCGCACCTCGCTTGGCATGAGTGTCCGCCAGATGGCGGAACGTATGGGCATCGCGCAGCAGTCCGCCGCTCGTCTGGAAAAAAACGAGGCGGACGATGCCATTAAGTTAAAATCACTCCGCAGAGCTGCCGAGGCACTAGGTTGCAGGCTCGTTTATGCTCTTGTTCCCAATGAAGGCAGCTTGGGGGGTATCGTACACAAGCAGGCGCTTAAAAAGGCCAGAGATATTGTCGCTCCTGTGGACCACAGCATGATGCTGGAAGGGCAGAATGTGGGCGATAGGCAGGAGAAAATCCTGCAGATTGCCGATGAACTGGCGCGGAATCCGGGCCCCAGGCTTTGGGATTAA
- a CDS encoding carbon-nitrogen hydrolase family protein, whose protein sequence is MSNGKSFTAAAVQAAPVFLDKKGTVNKVLRLIKEAAGNGAELVVFPEAFIPTYPYWPKDLGFGAEKKLTMDAHVELHRNSVEVPGEDTKRIGDAARKAKMCVVIGVNEKEGGTLYNTILYFGKDGSLLGRHRKLMSIDSEKCVWANGTAEDVRVFDTEVGKIGGLFCYEHHMTLEKYAMFTKGEQVHVGLWGGHSFVKDTMDFASRQYAFEGQVFVIISAGFIEEDMIPDSFPLKEHTIWDYPGGSGIINPRGQYIAGPVYGKEEILYAEIELDQIIRAKTVIDSVGHFSRPDIFRFEIME, encoded by the coding sequence ATGAGCAACGGAAAATCCTTTACGGCGGCCGCGGTGCAGGCCGCTCCCGTTTTTCTCGACAAAAAGGGCACGGTCAATAAAGTCCTCAGGCTAATAAAGGAGGCCGCGGGAAACGGGGCGGAACTGGTGGTTTTCCCCGAGGCTTTCATACCCACCTATCCCTACTGGCCCAAGGATCTCGGGTTCGGCGCCGAGAAAAAGCTCACCATGGACGCCCACGTCGAGCTTCACAGAAACTCGGTCGAGGTTCCGGGGGAAGATACGAAAAGAATCGGCGATGCCGCAAGAAAGGCCAAGATGTGCGTCGTAATAGGGGTTAACGAAAAGGAGGGGGGAACCCTCTACAACACCATACTTTACTTCGGCAAGGACGGCTCCCTTCTCGGAAGGCACAGAAAGCTCATGTCGATTGACAGCGAAAAATGCGTCTGGGCCAACGGAACCGCCGAGGACGTGAGAGTATTTGACACCGAAGTCGGAAAAATAGGGGGGCTTTTCTGCTACGAGCATCACATGACCCTTGAGAAGTATGCGATGTTCACCAAGGGAGAGCAGGTGCACGTGGGGCTCTGGGGAGGACACTCGTTCGTTAAGGACACGATGGATTTCGCGAGCCGCCAGTACGCGTTTGAGGGGCAGGTGTTCGTCATAATCTCAGCGGGCTTCATTGAAGAGGACATGATCCCCGACTCCTTTCCCCTCAAAGAGCATACGATCTGGGATTACCCCGGGGGAAGCGGCATAATAAACCCGAGGGGACAGTACATAGCCGGTCCCGTGTACGGAAAGGAGGAGATTCTCTACGCCGAAATCGAGCTTGACCAGATAATAAGGGCCAAGACCGTCATAGACTCCGTGGGGCACTTCTCAAGGCCGGACATATTCCGGTTTGAGATAATGGAGTGA
- a CDS encoding glucose 1-dehydrogenase: MGRLTGKTALITGGGEGIGKATALLFSEEGANVGIMSRTAERLDEVVAENPGPGEIRAYPGDVSKEEDVKRVVEAFYEDFGKVDILFNNAGILEGGTVVTTSNEVWDRTIDINVKGVFLVSKYVVPLMAEHGGGSIINNSSVLGIVGMEGCVAYNASKGAVRQITRSMALDHAKDNIRTNSVCPGYIKTKMDPEFMGNPPDAEEQLDAIAADMIPLVRRAEAEEVAHSVLYLASDEARYVTGSDLVIDGGWTTL; this comes from the coding sequence ATGGGAAGACTTACCGGAAAAACCGCGCTCATAACGGGCGGGGGAGAAGGAATAGGAAAAGCGACGGCGCTTCTGTTCTCAGAAGAGGGCGCCAACGTGGGCATAATGTCCAGAACGGCGGAGAGGCTGGATGAAGTGGTAGCCGAGAACCCGGGTCCCGGGGAGATAAGGGCATATCCGGGGGATGTTTCAAAGGAAGAAGACGTAAAGAGAGTGGTCGAGGCCTTCTACGAAGATTTCGGAAAGGTCGACATACTGTTTAACAACGCCGGAATTCTGGAGGGCGGCACGGTGGTAACTACCTCTAACGAGGTTTGGGACCGGACGATCGACATAAACGTGAAGGGGGTCTTTCTCGTAAGCAAGTATGTCGTTCCGCTGATGGCTGAGCACGGCGGGGGCTCAATAATCAACAATTCAAGCGTGCTCGGCATCGTGGGCATGGAGGGCTGCGTGGCGTACAATGCCTCCAAGGGTGCCGTGAGGCAGATAACGAGGAGCATGGCCCTTGATCACGCAAAGGACAACATAAGGACAAACTCCGTCTGCCCCGGCTACATAAAGACCAAGATGGACCCCGAGTTCATGGGGAACCCCCCGGACGCCGAGGAGCAGCTTGACGCGATAGCGGCCGACATGATTCCCCTTGTGAGAAGGGCCGAGGCCGAGGAGGTGGCCCACTCGGTGCTCTACCTGGCTTCTGACGAGGCGCGGTACGTAACGGGTTCCGATCTGGTGATAGACGGGGGCTGGACCACGCTTTAG
- a CDS encoding cytochrome c, whose protein sequence is MKNGILLATLVFSCALFLAAGPSQAADSAKGQEVYDTYCALCHGPTGLGDGVGAAALDPKPRDLSSATLLETYTDEYLVNVITNGGMAVGKSPAMPPWGGVVSPEDIENVVAYIRQNLCKCEYKK, encoded by the coding sequence ATGAAAAACGGAATTCTACTGGCAACCCTTGTTTTTTCGTGCGCGCTTTTTCTCGCTGCAGGGCCCTCACAAGCGGCTGACAGCGCGAAAGGTCAGGAAGTCTACGACACCTACTGCGCTCTCTGCCACGGCCCCACGGGGCTCGGCGACGGAGTCGGCGCGGCGGCGCTTGATCCCAAACCGAGAGACCTCTCGAGCGCGACGCTGCTTGAAACCTACACGGACGAGTATCTGGTTAACGTGATAACAAACGGCGGGATGGCTGTAGGCAAGTCCCCGGCCATGCCTCCCTGGGGCGGGGTGGTGAGTCCCGAAGACATAGAAAACGTGGTGGCATACATAAGGCAGAATCTCTGCAAGTGCGAGTATAAGAAGTAG
- a CDS encoding SelT/SelW/SelH family protein, with translation MVEIKYCVRCGWLPRSAWMAQELLGTFGEALGGVSLVPSSGGIFEVRAGGELVWSRKETGRFPEIKELKRAVRDAVCPGMDLGHTDSV, from the coding sequence ATGGTGGAGATAAAGTACTGCGTGCGCTGCGGCTGGCTTCCGCGTTCCGCGTGGATGGCGCAGGAGCTTCTGGGCACCTTCGGGGAAGCCCTGGGAGGGGTGTCGCTCGTTCCCTCAAGCGGCGGGATCTTCGAGGTGCGCGCGGGCGGGGAGCTTGTGTGGTCGCGAAAGGAGACGGGAAGATTCCCGGAGATAAAGGAGCTTAAGCGCGCGGTGCGCGACGCGGTGTGTCCCGGCATGGACTTGGGGCACACGGATTCGGTCTGA